The Clostridium septicum genome contains a region encoding:
- the dnaK gene encoding molecular chaperone DnaK produces MGKIIGIDLGTTNSCVAVMEGGEPVVISNSEGARTTPSVVSFQANGERLVGQVAKRQAITNPDKTIISIKRHMGTNYKVSIDGKDYSPQEISAMVLQKIKADAESYLGEPVTQAVITVPAYFNDSERQATKDAGRIAGLEVLRIINEPTAASLAYGLDKMDTNQKIFVYDLGGGTFDVSILELGDGVFEVLSTNGDTKLGGDDFDEKIMNYIADTFKAENGIDLRNDKMSLQRLKEASEKAKIELSSSMQTNINLPFITADATGPKHIDMNLTRAKFNEITHDLVQRSIEPMKKALADANLSLSDIDKVILVGGSTRIPAVQEAVKNFTGKEPSKGVNPDECVAVGAAIQAGVLTGEVKDVLLLDVTPLTLGIETLGGVATALIERNTTIPAKKSQTFSTAADGQTSVEIHVVQGERQMAADNKTLGRFTLSGIAPAPRGIPQIEVTFDIDANGLVKVSAVDKATNKEANITITASTNLSESEVESAVKEAEKFAEEDKKRKEKIEVKNNADQVAYQTQKTLEELGDKVSPEDKAKVEAKLEELNKIKDGDDTEAIKKTMEELTQEFYAISSKVYADANANGGANAGFDPNNMGGANQGAAHDDNVVDADFEVKEDK; encoded by the coding sequence ATGGGAAAAATTATAGGAATTGATTTAGGAACAACTAATTCATGTGTAGCAGTTATGGAAGGTGGAGAACCAGTAGTAATAAGTAACTCAGAAGGAGCAAGAACTACTCCATCAGTAGTTTCATTCCAAGCAAATGGAGAAAGATTAGTAGGGCAAGTAGCTAAAAGACAAGCGATTACAAACCCAGATAAAACAATAATATCAATTAAGAGACATATGGGAACTAATTATAAAGTTAGTATAGATGGAAAAGATTACTCACCACAAGAAATATCAGCAATGGTACTTCAAAAAATTAAGGCTGATGCAGAAAGTTACTTAGGAGAACCTGTAACACAAGCAGTAATAACTGTTCCAGCATATTTTAATGACTCAGAAAGACAAGCGACTAAGGATGCTGGTAGAATAGCTGGCTTAGAAGTTTTAAGAATAATAAATGAACCAACAGCTGCATCTTTAGCTTATGGTTTAGATAAAATGGATACAAACCAAAAAATATTTGTTTATGACCTAGGTGGTGGTACTTTCGACGTATCAATTCTTGAACTTGGAGATGGTGTATTTGAAGTATTATCAACAAATGGAGATACTAAGCTAGGTGGAGATGACTTTGATGAAAAGATCATGAACTACATTGCTGATACATTTAAAGCAGAAAATGGAATTGATTTAAGAAATGATAAAATGTCACTTCAAAGACTAAAAGAAGCTTCTGAAAAAGCTAAAATTGAATTATCATCATCAATGCAAACTAATATAAACTTACCTTTCATCACTGCAGATGCAACTGGTCCAAAGCATATTGATATGAATCTAACTAGAGCTAAATTTAATGAAATAACTCATGATTTAGTTCAAAGATCAATAGAACCAATGAAGAAAGCTTTAGCAGATGCAAATCTTTCATTAAGTGATATAGATAAAGTAATATTAGTTGGTGGATCAACAAGAATTCCAGCAGTTCAAGAAGCAGTTAAAAACTTTACTGGAAAAGAACCTTCAAAGGGTGTTAACCCAGATGAATGTGTTGCAGTAGGAGCAGCTATTCAAGCAGGTGTACTAACTGGAGAAGTTAAAGATGTATTATTACTAGATGTTACACCATTAACACTTGGAATTGAAACATTAGGTGGAGTTGCAACTGCACTTATAGAAAGAAATACTACAATTCCAGCTAAGAAGAGTCAAACATTCTCAACAGCAGCAGATGGTCAAACATCAGTTGAAATACATGTAGTTCAAGGTGAAAGACAAATGGCAGCTGACAATAAGACTCTAGGTAGATTTACTTTATCAGGAATTGCACCAGCTCCAAGAGGAATTCCTCAAATAGAAGTTACTTTTGATATAGATGCTAATGGATTAGTTAAAGTATCAGCTGTTGATAAGGCTACTAATAAAGAAGCTAACATCACAATTACAGCATCAACTAATTTAAGTGAAAGTGAAGTAGAATCAGCTGTAAAAGAAGCAGAAAAATTTGCAGAAGAAGATAAGAAGAGAAAAGAAAAAATCGAAGTTAAAAATAATGCAGATCAAGTAGCTTATCAAACTCAAAAGACTTTAGAAGAGTTAGGAGATAAAGTATCACCAGAAGATAAGGCTAAAGTAGAAGCTAAGCTTGAAGAATTAAACAAGATTAAAGATGGTGATGATACAGAAGCTATTAAGAAGACTATGGAGGAATTAACTCAAGAATTCTATGCAATATCATCAAAAGTTTATGCTGATGCAAATGCTAATGGTGGAGCTAATGCAGGATTTGATCCAAATAATATGGGTGGAGCTAATCAAGGAGCAGCTCATGATGACAATGTAGTAGATGCAGATTTTGAAGTAAAAGAAGATAAATAG
- the grpE gene encoding nucleotide exchange factor GrpE — MEDNKEFKEEVKDENIEVEENDIEVEECDSCQDESSEENIPEEKESKDGWNPLKTMKKLKEDNKKLSNEVEALKDRLLRISAEYENYRKRTIKEKEGIYTDACTDVLKEMLPVLDNLERALLADGSIEDVKKGIEMTIKGVSGSFEKLGVEEIDATGEFDPNLHQAVMHVQDENLEANMVAEVFQKGYKRGDKVIRYTMVKVAN, encoded by the coding sequence GTGGAAGATAACAAAGAGTTTAAAGAGGAAGTCAAAGATGAGAATATAGAAGTAGAAGAAAATGATATAGAAGTAGAAGAGTGTGATTCTTGTCAAGATGAATCTTCAGAAGAAAATATTCCAGAAGAAAAAGAAAGCAAAGATGGATGGAATCCATTAAAAACAATGAAAAAATTAAAAGAAGATAATAAAAAGTTAAGTAATGAAGTTGAAGCTTTAAAAGATAGATTATTAAGAATATCAGCAGAATACGAAAATTACAGAAAAAGAACAATTAAGGAAAAAGAAGGAATATACACAGATGCTTGTACAGATGTATTAAAAGAAATGTTACCTGTTTTAGATAATCTTGAAAGAGCACTTCTTGCTGATGGAAGTATTGAAGATGTTAAAAAGGGGATTGAAATGACTATAAAAGGAGTTTCAGGATCTTTTGAAAAGCTAGGTGTAGAAGAAATAGATGCAACAGGAGAATTTGATCCTAATTTACATCAAGCTGTAATGCATGTTCAAGATGAAAATCTTGAAGCTAATATGGTAGCAGAAGTATTCCAAAAGGGATATAAAAGAGGCGATAAAGTTATTAGATATACAATGGTTAAAGTAGCCAACTAA
- the hrcA gene encoding heat-inducible transcriptional repressor HrcA, protein MAIDERKIKILQAIINDYIMTGEPVGSRTIAKRYNLGVGSATIRNEMADLEEMGYLEQPHTSSGRIPSNKGYRLYVDKLMNAEALSREEELKIKEYIINSAMYEVDKIVKQACSLLSELTNLTCIVETPSVKRSYIKSIQLLVIDSYNLVSVIVADSGVIKNHRIRVSEMPEIETLQRINEILNLRLKNLTIEEINLEVINNLKNELEGYDELFNAILPALYETLKEVNHSDILVEGATNIFNYPEYNDIEKAKEILSLINDKDCVIELLESPEGISIKIGEENYFPEAKECSVISAEYSLDGRPIGTIGLIGPRRINYSKVIAIMGQVMKELNRSLRNQIIE, encoded by the coding sequence ATGGCTATTGATGAAAGAAAAATAAAAATACTTCAGGCTATCATTAATGATTATATAATGACAGGAGAACCTGTTGGTTCAAGAACAATAGCAAAAAGATATAACCTTGGAGTTGGTTCTGCAACCATAAGAAATGAAATGGCCGATTTAGAAGAGATGGGTTATCTAGAACAACCTCATACATCATCAGGTAGAATACCTTCAAATAAAGGGTATAGATTATATGTAGATAAATTAATGAATGCAGAAGCTTTAAGTAGAGAAGAAGAACTTAAAATCAAGGAATATATAATTAATTCTGCAATGTATGAAGTTGATAAAATAGTAAAGCAAGCATGTTCATTACTTTCAGAGCTTACAAATCTAACTTGTATTGTTGAGACTCCTTCAGTTAAAAGAAGTTATATAAAATCTATTCAACTACTTGTAATAGATAGTTATAATTTAGTTTCAGTAATAGTGGCTGATAGTGGAGTTATTAAAAATCATAGAATAAGAGTTAGTGAAATGCCAGAAATAGAAACTCTTCAAAGAATAAACGAAATTTTAAATCTAAGATTGAAAAATTTGACTATAGAAGAGATTAACTTAGAAGTAATAAACAATTTAAAAAATGAGTTAGAGGGGTATGATGAATTATTTAATGCAATTTTACCAGCATTATATGAAACTCTTAAAGAAGTTAATCATTCAGATATATTGGTAGAAGGAGCAACAAATATTTTCAATTATCCAGAATATAACGATATAGAGAAGGCTAAAGAAATCCTATCTTTAATAAATGACAAGGATTGTGTAATAGAACTTTTAGAATCTCCAGAAGGTATATCTATAAAAATTGGAGAAGAAAACTATTTTCCTGAAGCAAAAGAATGTTCTGTAATTTCAGCGGAATATTCTTTAGATGGAAGACCAATAGGAACTATAGGATTAATAGGCCCAAGAAGAATAAATTATTCAAAGGTAATTGCAATAATGGGTCAGGTTATGAAAGAGTTAAATAGAAGCCTTAGAAATCAAATTATCGAATAA
- the hemW gene encoding radical SAM family heme chaperone HemW gives MKEIALYIHIPFCKQKCLYCDFPSYASLENLMDDYVDALCMEIQEKAKEYLISSIFIGGGTPSYLNKNQIEKLLNSINKLNKTKNMEFSMECNPGSLDEEKLKTMFLGGVNRISIGLQAVQDSLLKSIGRIHTYREFVENFNLARKIGFKNINVDLMFGLPNQKISHWKESLETIANIKPEHISSYSLIIEEGTCFYNMWNKDKLNLPSEEDEREMYSMTKEILKSHGYKQYEISNYSKEGYECLHNKVYWQCKPYLGVGTSASSFLDEYRFKNIDKVKEYIKRINNNESVVEEKLKNSIEDDIEEFMFMGLRLIEGVCKREFELRFGRNIRSIYNEIIDKNISMGLLEEDNNILRLTSKGVELSNVVMSDFIIDRK, from the coding sequence ATGAAAGAAATAGCATTATACATACATATACCTTTTTGTAAGCAAAAGTGTTTATATTGCGATTTTCCATCTTATGCATCATTAGAAAATCTTATGGATGACTATGTAGATGCTTTATGTATGGAGATTCAGGAAAAAGCTAAAGAATATTTAATAAGCAGTATATTTATAGGTGGTGGAACACCATCTTATTTGAATAAAAATCAAATAGAAAAGCTTCTTAATTCAATTAATAAACTTAACAAAACTAAAAATATGGAATTTTCAATGGAATGTAATCCAGGATCATTAGATGAGGAAAAGCTAAAAACTATGTTTTTAGGTGGAGTTAATAGAATAAGTATAGGACTTCAAGCTGTTCAAGATTCTTTACTAAAATCAATTGGAAGAATTCATACTTATAGAGAGTTTGTAGAAAACTTTAATTTAGCGAGAAAAATAGGATTTAAGAATATAAATGTTGATTTAATGTTTGGATTGCCAAATCAAAAAATTAGTCATTGGAAAGAGTCATTAGAAACTATAGCTAACATTAAACCAGAACATATTTCTTCATACAGCTTAATTATAGAAGAGGGAACTTGTTTTTATAATATGTGGAATAAAGATAAATTAAATTTACCCTCAGAAGAAGATGAAAGAGAAATGTACTCTATGACTAAGGAAATATTAAAATCACATGGATATAAACAATACGAAATATCAAATTATTCAAAGGAAGGATACGAATGTTTACATAATAAAGTTTATTGGCAATGTAAGCCTTATTTAGGAGTTGGAACATCGGCAAGTTCATTTTTAGATGAGTATAGATTTAAAAATATAGATAAAGTTAAAGAGTATATCAAAAGAATTAATAACAACGAAAGTGTAGTTGAAGAAAAATTAAAAAATTCCATAGAAGATGATATAGAGGAATTTATGTTTATGGGTCTTAGATTAATAGAAGGTGTATGTAAAAGAGAATTTGAATTAAGATTTGGAAGAAATATTAGAAGTATATATAACGAAATAATAGATAAAAATATATCTATGGGATTATTAGAAGAAGATAATAATATATTAAGATTAACTTCTAAAGGAGTTGAATTATCTAATGTTGTAATGAGTGATTTTATAATTGATAGAAAGTAA
- a CDS encoding patatin-like phospholipase family protein, whose translation MNPLKIVSFDGGGIKGALSIRIFKRLCYQYPTLLDNIDLFAGTSTGSLIALSLASGLSVNEVDNLYSYEITSKIFSNPSFNLFKPKFSNKNLKSILLNYFPNNLTLKNLPKYVCIPSFNVNGFTKNQWEPVFFNNLTDNKTINYNIIDVALASSAAPTFFPSHKNFIDGGVVANSPTTISIFHCMNAFPNIDFKNDIKLLSIGTGDSPYKIKQSTSNWGIYKWSFHPFAKMHSPIVSLVMDGMCDLDDMYCNILLKNNYFRINPKVSKLIEMDDYNFVPYLKFLADNIDLSDLFEFIESKFF comes from the coding sequence TTGAATCCATTAAAAATAGTTTCCTTTGATGGTGGTGGAATTAAAGGTGCATTATCTATTCGTATATTCAAAAGACTATGTTATCAATATCCAACATTATTAGATAATATAGATTTATTTGCTGGTACATCAACAGGCTCTCTAATTGCATTATCTTTAGCTAGCGGTCTTTCTGTAAATGAAGTTGATAATTTATATAGTTACGAAATAACTAGCAAAATCTTTTCTAATCCTAGTTTTAATTTATTCAAACCTAAATTTAGTAATAAAAATTTAAAATCTATTTTATTAAACTACTTTCCTAATAATTTGACATTAAAAAATTTACCTAAATATGTTTGTATTCCTTCATTTAATGTTAATGGGTTTACTAAAAACCAATGGGAACCTGTATTTTTTAATAATTTAACTGATAATAAAACTATAAATTACAACATAATAGATGTTGCTCTTGCTAGTTCTGCTGCACCTACATTTTTCCCATCCCATAAAAATTTTATTGATGGTGGTGTAGTTGCTAATTCTCCTACAACTATATCTATTTTTCATTGTATGAATGCTTTTCCTAACATAGATTTTAAAAATGATATAAAATTACTATCTATAGGTACAGGTGATAGTCCTTATAAAATTAAACAATCTACTAGTAACTGGGGAATATATAAGTGGTCATTCCATCCATTTGCGAAAATGCACTCACCTATTGTTTCATTAGTTATGGATGGTATGTGCGATTTAGATGATATGTATTGTAATATCTTGTTAAAAAATAATTATTTTAGAATTAACCCTAAAGTATCTAAACTTATAGAAATGGATGATTATAATTTTGTCCCTTATCTAAAATTTTTAGCTGATAATATAGATTTATCTGACTTGTTTGAATTTATTGAATCTAAATTTTTTTAG
- the lepA gene encoding translation elongation factor 4 has protein sequence MNSNRQERIRNFSIVAHIDHGKSTLADRLLEATGTLTQREMEEQILDNMELERERGITIKSQAARLIYKREDGEEYILNLIDTPGHVDFTYEVSRSLAACEGAVLVVDATQGVQAQTLANCYLALNNDLEIAPVINKVDLPSARPEEIMQEIEDVIGIEAHDAPLISAKTGLNIGDVLESIVEKVPAPTGDEEAPLKALIFDSYYDSYKGVVSYVRIKDGIVKPGTKIKLMATNKVYEVTEVGVFTPKLLPISELRAGDVGYIAASIKNVRDARVGDTITEADRPTDAALEGYKPAIPMVYSGIYPVDGAKYQELKDALEKLQINDAALNFEPETSIALGFGFRCGFLGLLHMEIIQERIEREFNLDIITTAPSVIYKVIKTNGEVIELTNPTNLPPATEIDYMEEPVVRGSIISPSDYVGAVMELCQERRGTFIDMQYLEETRVSINYEIPLNEIVYDFFDTLKSRTRGYASLDYEFKGYTRTELVKLDIMLNGDVVDALSMIVPKERAYDKGRGIAEKLKEIIPRQMFEVPIQAAVGSKIIARETVKAMRKDVLAKCYGGDISRKKKLLEKQKEGKKRMRQVGSVEVPQEAFMAVLKVD, from the coding sequence ATGAATAGTAATAGACAAGAGCGTATTAGGAATTTTTCAATTGTTGCACATATAGACCATGGTAAGTCAACCCTAGCAGATAGATTATTAGAAGCTACAGGAACCCTTACTCAAAGAGAAATGGAAGAGCAAATTTTAGATAATATGGAGTTAGAAAGAGAAAGAGGAATTACAATTAAGTCTCAAGCAGCAAGACTTATATATAAAAGAGAAGATGGAGAAGAGTATATATTAAATCTTATAGATACTCCAGGTCATGTGGATTTTACATATGAAGTTTCAAGAAGTCTAGCAGCTTGTGAAGGAGCTGTACTTGTTGTAGATGCAACTCAAGGAGTTCAAGCTCAAACTTTAGCAAATTGTTATTTAGCTTTAAATAATGATTTAGAAATAGCTCCAGTTATAAATAAAGTTGATTTACCATCAGCAAGACCGGAAGAGATAATGCAAGAAATAGAAGATGTTATAGGAATTGAAGCTCATGATGCGCCTTTAATATCAGCAAAGACTGGATTAAATATAGGAGACGTACTAGAAAGTATAGTTGAAAAGGTTCCAGCTCCAACAGGAGATGAGGAAGCTCCACTTAAGGCTTTAATATTTGACTCTTATTATGATAGCTATAAGGGTGTTGTTTCATATGTAAGAATTAAAGATGGCATAGTAAAACCAGGAACTAAAATAAAACTAATGGCTACTAATAAAGTTTATGAAGTAACAGAAGTTGGGGTGTTTACACCTAAATTACTTCCAATTTCAGAATTAAGAGCTGGAGATGTTGGATATATAGCAGCTTCAATAAAAAATGTAAGAGATGCAAGAGTTGGTGATACTATAACAGAAGCAGATAGACCAACTGATGCAGCATTAGAAGGATATAAGCCAGCTATACCTATGGTTTATTCAGGTATTTATCCAGTGGATGGAGCTAAATATCAAGAACTTAAAGATGCATTAGAAAAATTACAAATAAATGATGCAGCTTTAAATTTTGAACCAGAGACCTCAATAGCTTTAGGTTTTGGATTTAGATGTGGATTCTTAGGTTTATTACATATGGAAATAATACAAGAGAGAATAGAAAGAGAATTTAATTTAGATATTATTACCACAGCGCCATCAGTTATTTATAAGGTTATAAAAACTAATGGTGAAGTAATAGAACTTACAAATCCAACAAATCTTCCACCAGCTACAGAAATAGATTATATGGAAGAACCAGTAGTTAGAGGAAGTATAATTTCTCCATCAGATTATGTTGGGGCAGTAATGGAATTGTGTCAAGAAAGAAGAGGAACTTTTATTGATATGCAATATTTAGAAGAAACAAGAGTGTCTATAAATTATGAAATTCCATTAAATGAAATAGTATATGACTTCTTTGATACATTAAAATCAAGAACTAGAGGATATGCATCATTAGATTATGAATTCAAAGGATATACAAGAACAGAGCTTGTAAAACTTGATATAATGTTAAATGGAGATGTAGTAGATGCTTTATCTATGATAGTTCCTAAAGAAAGGGCTTATGATAAAGGAAGAGGAATAGCAGAAAAGCTAAAGGAAATAATTCCAAGACAAATGTTTGAAGTTCCAATTCAAGCAGCGGTAGGATCAAAGATTATAGCAAGAGAAACAGTTAAAGCAATGAGAAAAGACGTACTTGCTAAATGCTACGGTGGAGATATTTCAAGAAAGAAGAAACTTCTTGAAAAGCAAAAAGAAGGAAAGAAGAGAATGAGACAAGTGGGATCTGTAGAAGTTCCACAAGAAGCATTTATGGCAGTACTTAAAGTAGATTAA
- a CDS encoding stage II sporulation protein P, with product MGRRKSKSKEGSKFNIGYILMIIAILVFFIRALGVVDKYYERGGYAYVQLLNFSMPIVETQVYNKEDFAENKLSIEKIIIQALGLGNINAQSIVGKELTLFKEVAGDCVQNKSIVGLTPFSLKDNSIAKLTPEEIAELNKVSDAYDPSLKKTLDNSKPEVLIYHTHTTENYAEAGKDTTDSNFNVVGVGDILAKELEEGYGISVVHDKTNHSIEYNDSYNRSNETVQKYLNKYGDFKLVIDLHRDSLDPGKKVTGSINGQELAKFMFVRAENSTRYEANKALSDKLYGIATSLYPEITRNIWTYEIGKNAFNQGLSDNSVLIEVGFNTNTAQEAKLTAKYIARVLAEHLNRQ from the coding sequence ATGGGAAGAAGAAAATCAAAATCTAAAGAAGGTAGTAAGTTTAATATAGGATACATACTAATGATTATAGCAATTTTAGTATTTTTTATAAGGGCTTTAGGTGTTGTCGATAAATATTATGAAAGAGGCGGGTACGCATATGTACAACTTTTAAATTTTTCTATGCCGATAGTAGAAACTCAGGTGTATAATAAAGAAGATTTTGCTGAAAATAAGTTATCAATAGAAAAAATAATAATACAAGCATTAGGATTAGGAAATATAAATGCGCAGTCTATAGTAGGAAAAGAATTAACTCTTTTTAAAGAAGTAGCAGGAGACTGTGTACAAAATAAATCTATCGTTGGTTTAACACCATTTAGTTTAAAGGATAATAGTATAGCAAAACTTACACCAGAGGAAATAGCAGAACTTAATAAAGTAAGTGATGCATACGATCCAAGTTTGAAAAAAACATTAGATAATTCTAAACCGGAAGTGCTTATATATCATACTCATACAACTGAAAATTATGCTGAGGCAGGAAAAGATACAACAGATAGTAATTTTAATGTAGTAGGTGTTGGTGATATTTTAGCTAAAGAATTAGAAGAAGGATATGGTATATCAGTAGTTCATGATAAGACAAATCATAGTATTGAATATAATGATAGCTATAATAGATCTAATGAAACAGTGCAAAAGTATTTAAATAAGTATGGAGATTTTAAATTAGTAATTGATTTGCATAGGGATTCTCTTGATCCTGGAAAAAAAGTAACAGGTAGCATAAATGGACAAGAGTTAGCAAAGTTTATGTTTGTTAGGGCAGAGAATAGTACACGATATGAGGCTAACAAAGCACTTTCAGATAAGCTATACGGAATAGCTACATCATTATACCCTGAAATAACTAGAAATATTTGGACATATGAAATAGGTAAAAATGCATTTAATCAAGGATTAAGTGATAACTCTGTATTAATAGAGGTTGGTTTTAATACAAATACTGCACAAGAAGCAAAATTAACAGCAAAATATATAGCAAGAGTATTAGCAGAACATTTAAATAGACAATAA
- the gpr gene encoding GPR endopeptidase translates to MINVRTDLAIEARDMYTEENKKELDGVIVEEEKEDDIKITTVTIETDEAGEKLGKPAGNYITIDFPEFTHYDGESMDKVSKVVANVLRRLVDISEEKTALVVGLGNWKVTPDALGPKVTEKIMVTRHLKQVMPDAIDDSVRPVCCIAPGVLGVTGIETGEVVKSLVDKIKPDLVICIDALGSRKLERVNRTIQIGDTGISPGAGVGNHRMKINKDSLGVKVIAIGVPTVVDAATIANDTMDLLLDELIGKAETGKEFYNMLKSVDKIEKSALIKEILNPFVGDLMVTPKEVDTVIDSLSKIISNGINMAIQPNLDMEDINKFMN, encoded by the coding sequence ATGATAAATGTAAGAACTGATTTAGCAATAGAAGCAAGGGATATGTATACTGAAGAAAATAAAAAGGAACTGGATGGTGTTATTGTTGAAGAAGAAAAGGAAGATGATATAAAAATTACAACAGTAACAATAGAAACTGACGAGGCTGGAGAAAAACTTGGAAAGCCAGCAGGAAATTATATTACTATAGATTTTCCAGAGTTTACTCATTATGATGGAGAGTCTATGGATAAAGTTTCTAAAGTAGTTGCAAATGTATTAAGAAGATTAGTTGATATTTCAGAAGAGAAAACAGCTTTGGTAGTAGGCCTTGGAAATTGGAAGGTAACACCAGATGCTTTAGGGCCAAAGGTAACAGAAAAAATAATGGTAACAAGACATTTAAAACAAGTTATGCCAGATGCAATAGATGATTCTGTAAGACCAGTATGTTGTATTGCTCCAGGAGTTCTTGGAGTTACGGGAATAGAGACTGGGGAAGTTGTAAAATCATTAGTAGATAAAATTAAACCAGATTTAGTTATTTGTATAGATGCTCTTGGATCAAGAAAACTAGAAAGAGTAAACAGAACAATACAAATAGGAGATACAGGGATATCACCAGGAGCAGGAGTTGGAAACCATAGAATGAAAATAAACAAAGATAGTTTAGGTGTAAAAGTCATTGCTATAGGAGTTCCAACGGTTGTTGATGCAGCTACAATAGCTAATGATACTATGGATCTTTTGTTAGATGAACTTATAGGTAAAGCTGAAACTGGTAAAGAATTTTATAATATGTTGAAGTCAGTAGATAAGATTGAGAAAAGTGCTTTAATAAAAGAAATATTAAATCCATTTGTAGGAGATTTAATGGTAACACCAAAAGAAGTTGATACTGTTATAGACTCTTTGTCTAAAATAATATCAAATGGAATAAATATGGCTATTCAACCTAATTTAGATATGGAAGATATAAATAAATTTATGAATTAA
- the rpsT gene encoding 30S ribosomal protein S20 has translation MANIKSAKKRIKVTEAKTAQNRMIKSALKTAIKKFEAAVSANNADEANVLFPKAVKALDMAAQKGVCHKNMVARKKSRLAAKLNAMA, from the coding sequence ATGGCAAACATTAAATCAGCAAAAAAGAGAATTAAAGTTACAGAAGCTAAAACTGCTCAAAACAGAATGATAAAATCAGCTTTAAAAACTGCTATAAAGAAGTTTGAAGCTGCTGTTTCTGCAAACAATGCAGACGAAGCTAACGTTCTTTTCCCTAAGGCTGTTAAAGCTTTAGATATGGCTGCTCAAAAAGGAGTATGTCATAAGAACATGGTAGCTAGAAAGAAGTCAAGATTAGCTGCAAAGTTAAACGCTATGGCGTAA
- the holA gene encoding DNA polymerase III subunit delta codes for MINLDGLENEVKKGQVDNSYIFCGLDEELIKEGIEKIVNKVLDKNFLDLNYIRLDGMITTIDEIINACETMPFLGEKKVVVIYRANFLKEKSDSSNSKTYKEVSAYLKDLPSHTILIMYYLFSDKRDTPKKNKKLSTLEKVSKIVYCDKLKKDRYYRKIEEVFKKSGGEIGKIELRYFAEKVQNNFDIIKREVDKLVLYTNGRAITKRDIDKLIQNKSEDDIFDLVDLISQRKAEKAIDLMDELLFKADQHMLIITNIENNFKRLYEMKILISKGKRVDELASKFRLPTFIVEKLMGQCSKFTVKQLQELMKLCLETEKRIKSSNVDKQTEMEIMLFKSFMIK; via the coding sequence TTGATAAATTTAGATGGATTAGAAAATGAAGTTAAAAAGGGGCAAGTAGATAATTCATATATATTTTGTGGTTTAGATGAGGAATTAATTAAAGAAGGAATTGAAAAAATAGTAAATAAAGTTTTAGATAAAAATTTTTTAGATTTAAATTATATAAGGCTAGATGGAATGATAACTACCATAGATGAGATAATAAATGCATGTGAAACTATGCCGTTTTTAGGAGAGAAAAAGGTTGTTGTTATTTATAGAGCTAATTTTTTAAAAGAAAAAAGTGATAGTTCTAATTCTAAGACTTACAAAGAAGTATCAGCTTACTTAAAAGATCTACCTTCTCATACTATACTTATAATGTATTATTTATTTAGCGATAAAAGAGATACTCCTAAAAAGAATAAAAAACTATCAACACTAGAAAAAGTATCAAAGATTGTATATTGTGATAAGTTAAAAAAGGACAGATATTATAGAAAAATAGAAGAAGTTTTTAAAAAAAGTGGTGGGGAAATAGGGAAAATTGAATTAAGATATTTTGCTGAAAAAGTACAAAATAATTTTGACATTATAAAGAGAGAAGTAGATAAATTAGTACTTTATACAAATGGAAGAGCAATTACTAAAAGAGACATAGATAAATTAATTCAAAATAAAAGTGAAGATGATATTTTTGATTTAGTAGATTTAATTTCTCAAAGAAAAGCTGAAAAAGCTATAGATTTAATGGATGAACTTTTATTTAAAGCAGATCAGCATATGTTAATAATAACTAATATAGAAAATAACTTTAAAAGGTTATATGAAATGAAAATTTTAATTAGCAAAGGGAAAAGAGTAGATGAACTTGCAAGTAAATTTAGATTGCCAACATTTATAGTAGAAAAACTTATGGGACAATGTAGTAAATTTACTGTTAAGCAATTACAAGAACTAATGAAGCTTTGCTTAGAAACAGAAAAAAGAATAAAATCTTCAAATGTAGATAAACAAACAGAAATGGAGATTATGCTGTTTAAATCATTTATGATTAAGTAA